ATAGAATGGATGCGCCATGGGATAGTAAGTACACGATCAATATCAATACGGAAATGAACTATTGGCCAGCGGAAGTAACGAATTTATCTGAATTGCATCAACCTTTGTTTAATATGCTGGAAGATCTGGCTGTAACAGGACAAGCCACTGCTCAATCGATGTATGGTGCTAAAGGCTGGGTAACACACCATAATACCGATTTGTGGCGGATTACCGGTCCTGTTGACAGACCTTATGCTGGACTTTGGCCAATGGGAGGGAATTGGCTAAGCCAGCATTTGTGGGATCATTACCAGTTTACCGGTAACAAAGACTTTTTGAAGAAATATTATCCTGTTTTAAAGGGTGCAAGTGATTTTTATCTGGATATTTTACAGGAGGAACCTAAGCACAAATGGTTAGTGGTTTCTCCATCAAATTCCCCTGAAAACACTTATGTAGAAGGTAAGAGAGTATCTATTGCCGCAGGAACAACGATGGACAATCAGTTGCTTTTTGATCTGTTTAGTAAAACTGCTAAAGCTGCTGAGATTTTAGGTATAGATAAAGATTACAGTACGCTATTGAAACAAAAGATCAATAGGCTTGCACCTATGCAAATTGGTAAATACAGCCAGTTGCAGGAATGGATGTACGATTGGGACAGACCGGATGACAAACACCGCCATGTTTCTCACCTATATGGCTTATATCCCAGCAATCAAATATCTCCATATAGTACTCCTGAGCTGTTTGATGCAGCCAGAACTTCGTTGATTTACAGAGGTGATCCGGCTACTGGTTGGTCTATGGGATGGAAAGTCAATTTATGGGCCCGTTTTCTGGATGGAAATCATGCCTATAAATTAATTACCGATCAATTGAAGTTGGTTGGCGGAAGTATAGATAGTGTGAACGTAAAAGGCGGTGGAACTTATCCGAATATGTTTGACGCTCATCCTCCTTTTCAAATTGATGGAAACTTTGGTTGTACTGCAGGAATAGCGGAGATGATTTTGCAATCACATGACGGTGCTATCCATATTTTACCTGCTTTGCCTGATATCTGGCCAACCGGTAAAATGACAGGTTTGGTAGCCAGAGGTGGTTTTGTGGTAGATGTTGTTTGGGAGAAATCTAAATTAAAGGAGCTGAAAGTTACTTCTCGTTTGGGAGGAAATTGCAGGTTGAGAATTAATGAGGATTTATTAGCTTCTACAGCTAATCTTAAAGCTGCATCGGGAAGCAATGCTAATGCTTTTTACGAGGTTCCTACGGTTAAGAAGCCAATAATTTCTCCTGAAGCTAAGTTAAAACCGGTAGGTATTAAAGCCAGTAAGGAGTTTGATCTTTCTACCGAAGCCGGAAAGGAGTATGTTTTTAAGTTTTAGGTAGTTGGGGGCGAGTGAAGAAGATCCGAGGTATTGAAATATACTGTTGATATGAAATTGCTTCGATTTCTCGCAATGAGGTTCCTAATTTTTGTCATTGCAAGGAGGAACGACGAAGCAATCTTATTCAGGACTATGCAAATCACGAAATAATAATCGAACTCCGATTTATAAGGAGGATTCGAAACTTATATGATGAGATGCTGAAACGAGTTCAGCATGACAGTATAGGGGAGAATCCACTTTGATCAATATTTTAGTACAAAATAGAGCCATTATTTAAGAGCCTAACTTTTAATGATGATGAATAGATATATATACTTGTTGACACTTTTTGTGATAGCAAATCTTGCAGGATTTGCGCAAAGCAAATCAGATCCTAATTTAGTTTTATGGTATAAGGAACCTTCTAAGATTTGGGAAGAGGCTTTACCTATAGGTAATGGTTTTCAAGGAGCCATGGTCTTTGGTGGCGTTGGCAAAGAACGTTTTCAACTGAATAACGGAACTTTATGGTCTGGATTCCCTAATCCGGGAAATAATCCAAAAGGTCCAGCGGCTTTGCCTCAGGTAAGAAAAGCCATTGACGATGGGGATTATGCTAAAGCCGCTGAAATCTGGAAGAAGAATAATCAAGGGCCTTATTCTGCTAGATATTTAACCATGGCTGATCTTTATCTTGATTTTAATCATAAAGATAGCGATGTACAGGCTTATAAAAGATCTTTAGATTTAAATAGTGCTGTACACACGGTAACTTACAAAGTAGGCGGAGTAACTTATAAAAGGGAAACTTTAATGAGTAACCCAGACAAGGTGATGGCTATTAGGCTAACTGCCGATAAGAAAAATGCCTTAAGTTTTACTACAGATTTAATCAGTAAGCTGAAATACAAAACCAATGCTGTAGGGCAAAATGCACTGATTTTGAAAGGAAAAGCTCCTAAACATGTGGCACATAGACCAACAGAGCCAGAGCAAATTATTTACGATGAGAACGGAGAAGGGATGACTTTTGAAGTTCATTTAAAAGTTTTGAACGAAGGTGGAACTGTTAAAACAGTAGGAAATAAAATTACTGTGCAAAACGCCAATGCAGTAACCATTTATTTATCCAGTGGAACAAGTTTTAACGGTTTTGACAAATCGCCAACTATTGCAGGTAAAAATCCGTCAATTGAGGCTTCGGCTAATCTGGCTGCTGCAGTTGGAAAAAAATATGATGTAATGAAGCAAGCCCATATTGCTGATTATAGTAAACTGTTTAACAGGGTGGTTTTGAAGTTAGGAAATCGTCCTGATTTGGCTAATCTTCCAACCAATATCCGTTTGTCCAGACAGGGACAGAAAGGAAATGATCAGGAATTGCAGGTGTTGTATTTTCAGTTTGGTCGTTATTTAATGATATCCAGTTCAAGACCGGGTTCTCAGGCAACAAACTTACAGGGTTTGTGGAATGATCATGTGCAACCACCT
This genomic interval from Pseudopedobacter saltans DSM 12145 contains the following:
- a CDS encoding glycoside hydrolase family 95 protein, whose protein sequence is MRKLYFLALTSFLAVANANAQQHDKTLKLWYDAPSRNWNEALPIGNGRLGAMVFGNPDREKIQLNEETVWSGGPNTNITAESGAAIPKLRQLIFEEKFLEAQALADVDMFPKKNSGMIYQPVGDLLINFPGHAQVEKYYRDLNIEKAVTTVSYRLNGVNYKRETFASFPDQVIIVRLTADKPNKITFNASLTSPQNSAQKIENGKLILTGLTADHEGEKGQIKFETQVKTKVKGGKAELTGSLWKVTNANEAIIYISMATNFVKYNDISGNQHVKASNYLDKAFVKNYDDALKQHIAFYQQYFNRVKFDVGVNASVNKPTDRRIYEFAKSFDPHLAALYFQFGRYLLICSSQPGNQPPTLQGIWNDRMDAPWDSKYTININTEMNYWPAEVTNLSELHQPLFNMLEDLAVTGQATAQSMYGAKGWVTHHNTDLWRITGPVDRPYAGLWPMGGNWLSQHLWDHYQFTGNKDFLKKYYPVLKGASDFYLDILQEEPKHKWLVVSPSNSPENTYVEGKRVSIAAGTTMDNQLLFDLFSKTAKAAEILGIDKDYSTLLKQKINRLAPMQIGKYSQLQEWMYDWDRPDDKHRHVSHLYGLYPSNQISPYSTPELFDAARTSLIYRGDPATGWSMGWKVNLWARFLDGNHAYKLITDQLKLVGGSIDSVNVKGGGTYPNMFDAHPPFQIDGNFGCTAGIAEMILQSHDGAIHILPALPDIWPTGKMTGLVARGGFVVDVVWEKSKLKELKVTSRLGGNCRLRINEDLLASTANLKAASGSNANAFYEVPTVKKPIISPEAKLKPVGIKASKEFDLSTEAGKEYVFKF